One Azospirillum sp. TSA2s genomic region harbors:
- a CDS encoding M1 family metallopeptidase, producing MTPRWRLAGPATIFRAMTTILRIRFPALGTLVGVALVLGVVAPAGAAPLHHDIDLTLDPAAGRIEAVDRLTLPAGTQSLRLDPALTLEEALAGDKPVPVDRRGDRLRLVVPEGSGPVTLRYSGRLPGFTAGTGLALDGEGAFLPGLGGWLPDPASASEEPPTWRLSVRVPAPYVAVATGRLVEEGRDAAGYRAVFEESRSVEEPSVFAGPWTVEERMAGTLRLRLYRHPEQTGLADGYLGLSEQAIAAGSARIGAYPFDGFSVVSVPPPVGLGFPGLTAIGRAVLPLPFIRSQSLTHEIMHNWWGNGVRVGEGGNWAEGLTTYMADYAAARERGADAARAMRLDWLRDYAALPAERDRPLTEFLSKTHDASQIVGYGKAAMLFHMLEAEIGHDVFDAGIRKFWSGFAFRNAGWSDLRQSFEAASGRDLSGLFSQWVGRRGAPMLTLVDARAVGDGVQLTLRQEADAPYALTLPVRLETAAGVEEHSVQFDSRQATLRLPSKAEVRAVAVDPDFDLFRRLAPGEAPPILRDVTLRPGAERVIAVDGPMDGEAAEAARTLAGRLIDASGRESGGRESGGGAAPLLLVGTDAAVARTLEARRLPPVPAELAGRGSARVWVSRAADGRTALVVSGADAEALKALVRPLPHYGRQSWLVFEGAKAVDRGVWAVGDSPLRRVVGK from the coding sequence ATGACGCCGCGCTGGCGCCTTGCCGGTCCGGCGACCATCTTCAGGGCCATGACGACCATCCTGCGCATCCGGTTCCCTGCGCTGGGGACCCTGGTGGGAGTGGCACTGGTCCTGGGCGTGGTCGCCCCGGCCGGTGCCGCACCGCTTCACCACGACATCGACCTGACGCTCGATCCCGCCGCCGGACGGATAGAGGCGGTGGATCGGCTGACACTGCCGGCCGGGACTCAGTCCCTGCGGTTGGACCCGGCCCTGACGCTGGAGGAGGCGCTGGCCGGCGACAAGCCCGTCCCGGTGGACCGGCGTGGCGACCGGTTGCGGTTGGTGGTGCCGGAGGGAAGCGGGCCGGTGACGCTGCGCTACAGCGGCCGGTTGCCGGGCTTCACCGCCGGCACCGGGCTTGCGCTGGATGGAGAGGGCGCCTTCCTGCCGGGGCTTGGCGGCTGGCTGCCCGATCCGGCCTCGGCATCGGAAGAACCGCCGACCTGGCGCCTGTCGGTGCGGGTGCCGGCGCCCTATGTCGCCGTCGCCACCGGACGGCTGGTGGAAGAGGGGCGCGACGCCGCCGGCTACCGCGCGGTGTTCGAGGAAAGCCGCAGCGTCGAGGAACCCTCCGTCTTCGCCGGCCCCTGGACGGTGGAGGAGCGGATGGCCGGAACCTTGCGCCTGCGGCTCTACCGCCATCCGGAACAGACGGGGCTGGCCGACGGCTATCTTGGACTGTCGGAGCAGGCGATCGCGGCCGGGTCCGCCCGCATCGGCGCTTACCCCTTCGACGGCTTCAGCGTTGTATCGGTTCCACCGCCGGTGGGGCTGGGTTTCCCCGGCCTGACCGCCATCGGCCGTGCCGTGCTGCCGCTGCCCTTCATCCGCAGCCAGTCGCTGACCCACGAGATCATGCACAACTGGTGGGGCAACGGCGTGCGGGTCGGTGAGGGCGGCAATTGGGCGGAGGGGCTGACCACCTACATGGCCGATTATGCCGCCGCCCGCGAACGCGGCGCCGACGCGGCGCGGGCGATGCGGCTGGACTGGCTGCGCGACTATGCCGCCCTGCCGGCCGAGCGCGACCGCCCGCTGACGGAGTTCCTGTCCAAGACGCACGATGCCTCGCAGATCGTCGGCTACGGCAAGGCGGCGATGCTGTTCCACATGCTGGAGGCGGAGATCGGGCACGACGTTTTCGACGCCGGCATCCGGAAATTCTGGAGTGGGTTTGCCTTTCGCAATGCCGGCTGGTCCGACCTCCGCCAATCCTTCGAGGCGGCGTCCGGCCGTGACCTGAGCGGGCTGTTCAGTCAATGGGTGGGGCGGCGGGGCGCGCCGATGCTGACCCTGGTCGATGCCCGTGCCGTGGGCGACGGTGTACAGCTGACCCTGCGGCAGGAGGCCGACGCGCCCTATGCCCTGACCCTACCGGTGCGGCTGGAGACGGCGGCCGGGGTGGAGGAGCATAGCGTCCAATTCGACAGCCGGCAGGCGACGCTGCGCCTTCCATCGAAAGCGGAGGTCCGGGCGGTGGCGGTCGACCCCGACTTCGACCTGTTCCGTCGTCTGGCTCCGGGGGAGGCGCCGCCGATCCTGCGCGACGTGACCCTGCGTCCGGGTGCGGAGCGGGTGATCGCCGTTGATGGCCCTATGGATGGCGAGGCGGCGGAGGCGGCAAGGACGCTGGCCGGCCGGCTGATCGACGCTTCCGGTCGGGAGAGTGGCGGCAGGGAGAGTGGCGGTGGAGCGGCGCCGCTGCTGCTGGTCGGCACCGACGCGGCGGTGGCGCGGACGTTGGAGGCGCGCAGGCTGCCGCCGGTGCCGGCGGAGTTGGCCGGGCGCGGCAGCGCTAGGGTGTGGGTGTCGCGTGCGGCGGATGGGCGGACGGCGCTGGTGGTGTCGGGCGCCGATGCCGAGGCGCTGAAGGCGCTGGTCCGGCCGCTGCCGCATTATGGGCGGCAGAGTTGGCTGGTGTTTGAGGGGGCGAAGGCGGTGGACCGCGGGGTGTGGGCTGTCGGCGACAGCCCGCTACGGCGGGTGGTGGGGAAGTGA
- a CDS encoding methyl-accepting chemotaxis protein produces MQNVSIGKKFLTISAVMLCAIIGVAAILLSSLHTTQQEASEAKVRSIVEAAIGVVKDFETRAAKGEMPLDAARTAARNAIRSMRYAGNEYLFATDADGLVEVHGGQPQIEGRNLGDSKDPNGVPFAQLLVEEGRKGGGYVSYSWPKVTGAQPSPKIAYSQMTPGWKWIVATGVYVDDIEAEFRRHALQAGLLGGGLGIAALLLSLWIARSITHPLSRLTAAMRRLANDDLDVEVTDTDRRDEIGQIATTVGVFKERGLENRRLRAQQEEMHVKAEAERVALLSRLADGFERSIGEVVRQVTASAGTMRQTAQSLTVSTGTATSRSSAAAQAAEEAAVSVNTVAGATEELSSSIGEIGRQVSASNDVANQAVTEAAKTNEVMNGLVRAANEVGEVVSLINSIAGQTNLLALNATIEAARAGEHGKGFAVVASEVKGLANQTARATDDIQKKIAEIQQATNVAVVAIRDIGHVIGEMTSISSAIAAAVEQQGAATRDISANVHQAAQGAQAVSVNVAGASEATTDAGAKANEMLDESGLLTGVADRLRREVDGFLESIRAA; encoded by the coding sequence ATGCAGAACGTCAGCATAGGAAAAAAATTCCTCACCATTTCCGCAGTTATGCTCTGCGCAATCATAGGTGTGGCCGCCATCCTTCTCTCTTCTCTTCACACCACTCAACAGGAGGCCAGCGAGGCAAAGGTTCGTTCGATCGTCGAGGCTGCCATCGGTGTCGTCAAAGATTTTGAAACCCGTGCTGCAAAGGGTGAGATGCCCTTGGACGCGGCCCGTACCGCGGCCCGCAATGCCATACGTTCGATGCGTTACGCCGGGAACGAATATCTGTTCGCCACAGATGCCGATGGCTTGGTTGAAGTCCACGGTGGACAGCCGCAAATCGAAGGGCGAAATCTCGGCGACTCCAAGGACCCGAATGGCGTCCCATTTGCGCAGCTTCTGGTGGAAGAGGGGCGCAAGGGTGGCGGGTACGTCTCCTATTCCTGGCCGAAGGTGACGGGGGCTCAGCCAAGCCCGAAGATTGCCTATTCGCAGATGACGCCGGGCTGGAAGTGGATCGTCGCCACCGGTGTCTATGTCGACGACATCGAGGCCGAGTTCCGCCGTCATGCACTGCAGGCCGGATTGCTCGGCGGTGGTTTGGGCATCGCGGCGCTGTTGCTGTCGTTGTGGATTGCGCGCTCCATCACTCATCCGCTGTCGCGGCTGACCGCGGCGATGCGGCGGCTGGCCAATGACGACCTGGATGTCGAGGTCACCGACACCGACCGCCGGGACGAGATCGGGCAGATCGCCACGACGGTCGGCGTGTTCAAGGAACGAGGGCTGGAAAACCGCCGCCTGCGCGCCCAGCAGGAGGAGATGCACGTCAAGGCGGAGGCCGAGCGGGTGGCCCTGCTGTCCAGGCTGGCCGACGGCTTCGAACGGTCCATCGGCGAGGTGGTGCGGCAGGTGACGGCCTCGGCCGGTACCATGCGCCAGACCGCCCAGTCGCTGACTGTCAGCACCGGCACAGCCACCAGCCGCAGCAGCGCCGCCGCCCAGGCCGCGGAAGAGGCGGCAGTGAGCGTCAACACCGTCGCCGGTGCCACGGAGGAGCTGTCCAGTTCCATCGGCGAGATCGGCCGGCAGGTCAGCGCCTCCAACGACGTGGCGAACCAGGCGGTGACCGAAGCGGCCAAGACCAACGAGGTGATGAATGGTCTCGTCCGCGCCGCCAATGAGGTGGGCGAGGTGGTGAGCCTCATCAACTCGATCGCCGGGCAGACCAACCTGCTGGCTCTGAACGCCACCATCGAGGCCGCGCGTGCCGGCGAGCACGGCAAGGGCTTCGCCGTCGTCGCGTCGGAGGTGAAGGGACTGGCCAACCAGACCGCCCGCGCCACCGACGACATCCAGAAGAAGATCGCCGAAATCCAGCAGGCGACCAACGTGGCGGTGGTGGCGATCCGCGACATCGGCCATGTCATTGGCGAGATGACCAGCATCTCCAGCGCCATCGCCGCGGCGGTGGAACAGCAGGGGGCTGCGACGCGGGACATTTCCGCCAACGTCCATCAGGCGGCCCAGGGTGCGCAGGCGGTCTCGGTCAATGTCGCCGGCGCCAGCGAGGCGACCACCGATGCCGGTGCCAAGGCCAACGAGATGCTGGATGAATCCGGGCTCCTGACCGGCGTCGCCGACCGGCTGCGCCGCGAGGTGGACGGCTTCCTGGAGAGCATCCGCGCGGCATGA
- a CDS encoding gamma-glutamylcyclotransferase, which produces MAPDSPIPTPAWTGDIAVEPGADLWVFGYGSLMWNPGFLFAERHAATLAGYHRSFCVASYRYRGTPERPGLVLGLDRGGSCRGIVFRVAAAEVPSTLDYLWEREMDSRVYRPRLLRVRLRDGRSAEGLESVSACCFVVDRNHPQYCRGLDEAAVVCRIAGCCGQRGPNIDYLANTVDHLKELEICDVRLSKLYDRVRAYAG; this is translated from the coding sequence ATGGCTCCCGATTCACCGATTCCGACTCCCGCCTGGACCGGCGACATCGCCGTCGAACCCGGCGCCGACCTGTGGGTGTTCGGCTATGGCTCGCTGATGTGGAACCCCGGCTTCCTGTTTGCGGAGCGGCATGCGGCGACCCTGGCGGGATACCACCGCAGCTTCTGCGTCGCCTCCTATCGCTATCGCGGAACGCCGGAGCGGCCGGGGCTGGTGCTGGGGCTGGACCGCGGCGGCTCCTGCCGGGGCATCGTCTTCCGGGTGGCCGCGGCGGAGGTGCCCTCGACCCTCGACTATCTGTGGGAGCGCGAGATGGACAGCCGGGTCTACCGGCCGAGGCTGCTGCGCGTCCGCCTGCGTGACGGCCGCTCGGCGGAAGGGCTGGAGTCGGTCAGCGCCTGCTGCTTCGTCGTCGACCGCAACCACCCGCAATACTGCCGAGGCCTGGACGAGGCTGCGGTCGTTTGTCGCATCGCCGGCTGCTGCGGCCAGCGCGGGCCCAACATCGATTACTTGGCCAACACAGTTGATCACTTGAAAGAGCTAGAGATCTGCGATGTCCGGTTGTCAAAGTTGTATGATCGGGTGCGCGCCTATGCGGGTTGA
- a CDS encoding DUF2125 domain-containing protein — protein sequence MPPMRPNATSSVPRRLLTGRRIATILVLMVLLLPALLYSLWWWQAARSVREGLETWVADQRTNGAVVEHGGLTVGGFPFTLRAELEKLHLATRGADWQGAGLVAEAAPWNPTRIALTFPGEQRLSIVQPGQPPVDILAPQGGSGDVTMRMSGTLERLALHFTGLTARVAGQPVPVAAFDVSATQPDQPPAERGTAGLTVTLSADGLTLPDGMPPTLGREVKRTELTLRVMGIPPRPEPASLSAWSRDGGTVELDRLALDWGPLGAVLSGTLALDAQLQPQAALTAEIRGAPAILDAVKPMMRPNEAAIAKTVLAMLARPTGPNGEPVVTAPVTVQDRALYVGPLRVAALPKLVW from the coding sequence ATGCCACCGATGCGACCCAACGCCACCTCTTCCGTCCCGCGCCGCCTGCTGACCGGGCGCCGGATCGCGACCATCCTGGTTCTGATGGTCCTGCTGCTACCTGCCCTTCTTTATTCATTGTGGTGGTGGCAGGCGGCCCGTTCCGTTCGGGAAGGGCTGGAGACCTGGGTCGCGGACCAGCGTACCAACGGCGCGGTGGTCGAACATGGCGGGCTGACCGTCGGCGGCTTTCCCTTCACCCTGCGGGCCGAGTTGGAAAAGCTCCATCTGGCGACCCGTGGCGCCGACTGGCAGGGAGCGGGCCTGGTGGCGGAAGCGGCCCCTTGGAATCCGACACGCATCGCCCTGACCTTTCCCGGCGAGCAGCGCCTCTCCATCGTCCAGCCCGGTCAGCCGCCCGTCGACATCCTGGCACCGCAGGGCGGCAGCGGCGACGTGACGATGCGGATGTCGGGCACGCTGGAGCGGCTCGCCCTGCACTTCACCGGTCTGACCGCGCGGGTCGCCGGACAGCCGGTGCCGGTCGCCGCGTTCGACGTCAGCGCCACCCAGCCGGACCAGCCGCCGGCCGAACGCGGCACCGCCGGCCTGACCGTGACGCTGTCCGCCGACGGGCTGACCCTGCCCGACGGCATGCCGCCGACGCTGGGCCGCGAGGTGAAACGGACGGAACTGACCCTGCGCGTCATGGGCATACCGCCACGACCGGAACCGGCGAGCCTGTCGGCCTGGAGCCGCGACGGCGGCACGGTGGAACTGGACCGGCTGGCGCTGGATTGGGGACCGCTGGGAGCGGTGCTGTCCGGCACGCTGGCGCTGGATGCCCAGTTGCAGCCGCAGGCGGCGCTGACCGCGGAGATCCGCGGCGCGCCGGCCATCCTGGACGCGGTGAAGCCGATGATGCGCCCGAACGAGGCCGCCATCGCCAAAACCGTGCTGGCCATGCTGGCGCGTCCGACCGGCCCGAACGGCGAACCGGTGGTCACCGCCCCGGTGACGGTGCAGGACCGCGCCCTGTATGTCGGGCCGCTGCGCGTCGCAGCCTTGCCCAAGCTGGTCTGGTGA
- a CDS encoding class II glutamine amidotransferase, giving the protein MCRFLAYCGEPVFLETLVCTPCHSLIEQSMHAAEAKTETNGDGFGVGWYSERTEPGRYCEIRPAWSDENLQSICSHVRSHLFFAHVRAATGTAVSRANCHPFKAGRFLFMHNGQIGDWPRLRRRVEAMIPDELYSSRTGTTDSEAIFLAAIGQGLEQDSVGAFQRVLHAIRDEMQALDITAPLRFTATWTDGERVWAVRWASDDKPPSLYWRRGENGLIVVSEPVDAQRDQWRQVPPSGGLVARIGAAPEMFTFH; this is encoded by the coding sequence ATGTGTCGGTTTCTTGCCTATTGCGGCGAACCCGTGTTCCTGGAAACGCTGGTCTGCACGCCCTGTCATTCCCTGATCGAACAGTCGATGCACGCCGCGGAGGCGAAGACCGAAACCAACGGTGACGGTTTCGGCGTCGGCTGGTACAGCGAGCGGACCGAGCCCGGCCGCTATTGCGAGATCCGCCCGGCCTGGTCGGACGAGAACCTGCAATCGATCTGCAGCCATGTCCGCTCCCACCTGTTCTTCGCCCATGTGCGGGCGGCCACCGGCACCGCGGTCAGCCGGGCCAACTGCCATCCCTTCAAGGCCGGGCGTTTCCTGTTCATGCACAACGGGCAGATCGGCGACTGGCCCCGCCTGCGCCGCCGGGTGGAGGCGATGATCCCGGACGAGCTGTACAGCTCCCGCACCGGCACCACCGACAGCGAGGCGATCTTCCTCGCCGCGATCGGCCAGGGGCTGGAGCAGGATTCGGTCGGCGCCTTCCAGCGCGTGCTGCATGCCATCCGCGACGAGATGCAGGCGCTGGATATCACCGCACCGCTTCGCTTCACCGCGACCTGGACCGACGGCGAGCGGGTGTGGGCGGTGCGCTGGGCATCCGACGACAAGCCGCCCAGCCTGTACTGGCGCCGGGGCGAGAACGGCCTGATCGTGGTGTCGGAACCGGTCGACGCCCAGCGCGACCAGTGGCGGCAAGTGCCCCCCAGCGGCGGACTGGTGGCGCGCATCGGTGCCGCGCCGGAGATGTTCACGTTTCATTGA
- a CDS encoding ATP-binding protein, whose translation MNRSQIDPALAQQVKDASILIVDDNPSNVDLLREILSHDGYRRVRGETDPRKVPDLCAAEPFDLLLIDIRMPHMSGFDLMERLKPIFGDDYVPILVLTAQTDQETRRKSLELGANDFLTKPFIAWELLHRVRNMVEIRKLYRRAAEQNRELEHRVSERTAELSDALEAARKADRAKLDFLAVMSHELRTPLNSIIGFADVLAGEGMGKLGHPDYLEYVKLIEESGRSLLTMVNNILDYTRGSTGSIEIQESDVNIPQLLTGCADMLAPKAAGKRLTVAVHPCPAFRMRIDRRRLREMVLNLLDNAVKFTPTGGHVAVAVEDRGNFVGLTVRDNGPGIPTELMGRIFNPFTQAERSLVRQHEGVGLGLPIVRRFAELHGGGVEIDSAPERGTAVTILLPKERLLEG comes from the coding sequence ATGAACAGGAGCCAGATCGACCCGGCGCTCGCCCAGCAGGTCAAGGACGCGAGCATCCTGATCGTGGACGACAATCCGTCCAACGTCGACCTGTTGCGGGAAATCCTGAGCCATGACGGTTATCGCCGTGTGCGCGGCGAGACCGACCCGCGCAAGGTGCCGGACCTCTGCGCGGCGGAGCCGTTCGACCTGTTGCTGATCGACATCCGCATGCCGCACATGAGCGGCTTCGACCTGATGGAGCGGCTGAAGCCGATCTTCGGCGACGATTACGTGCCGATCCTGGTGCTGACCGCCCAGACCGACCAGGAGACCCGGCGCAAATCGCTGGAACTGGGCGCCAACGACTTCCTGACCAAGCCCTTCATCGCCTGGGAGCTTCTGCACCGCGTCCGCAACATGGTGGAGATCCGCAAGCTCTACCGCCGCGCCGCCGAACAGAACCGCGAGCTTGAACACCGTGTGTCGGAGCGCACCGCCGAGCTGTCGGATGCGCTGGAGGCGGCGCGCAAGGCCGACCGCGCCAAGCTGGACTTCCTTGCGGTGATGAGCCACGAACTGCGCACGCCGCTGAACTCCATCATCGGCTTCGCCGACGTGCTGGCCGGGGAGGGAATGGGCAAACTGGGCCATCCCGATTACTTGGAATATGTGAAGCTGATCGAGGAAAGCGGCCGGTCGCTGCTGACCATGGTCAACAACATCCTGGACTATACGCGCGGCTCCACCGGCTCCATCGAGATCCAGGAAAGCGACGTCAACATCCCCCAACTGCTGACCGGCTGCGCCGACATGCTGGCGCCGAAGGCGGCGGGCAAGCGGCTGACGGTGGCCGTCCATCCCTGTCCCGCCTTCCGTATGCGCATCGACCGCCGCCGGCTGCGCGAGATGGTGCTGAACCTGCTGGACAACGCGGTCAAGTTCACGCCCACCGGCGGCCATGTCGCCGTGGCGGTGGAGGACCGCGGCAACTTCGTCGGGCTGACCGTGCGCGACAACGGGCCGGGAATTCCGACCGAGTTGATGGGGCGCATCTTCAACCCCTTCACCCAGGCCGAACGCTCGCTGGTCCGCCAGCATGAGGGGGTCGGGTTGGGGTTGCCCATCGTGCGCCGCTTCGCCGAATTGCATGGCGGCGGCGTTGAGATCGACAGCGCACCGGAGCGTGGGACGGCGGTGACCATCCTGCTGCCGAAGGAGCGGTTGCTGGAGGGGTGA